One segment of Falco rusticolus isolate bFalRus1 chromosome 3, bFalRus1.pri, whole genome shotgun sequence DNA contains the following:
- the LOC119145629 gene encoding CYFIP-related Rac1 interactor A-like isoform X2: MGNLLKVLTYNELDQGPNFFLDFENAQPTEAETAVWNQVNAVLEEAQAVLAELQSYTGAGQEIREAIQNPGDLRLQERAWSAVCPLVAKLKRFYEFSLRLENALRSLLEALTSPPYAPTQHLEREQALAKQFAEILHFTLSFDELKMTNPAIQNDFSYYRRTISRNRINNLQLDAESEVNNEMANRMSLFYAEATPMLKTLSNATTKFVSENKTLPIEDTTDCLSTMACVCRVMLETPEYRSRFTNTETLLFCMRVMVGVIILYDHVHPVGAFAKTSKIDMKGCIKVLKDQPSTSTEGLLNALRYTTRHLNDDTTSKQIRALLQ; this comes from the exons ATGGGGAACCTTCTTAAAGTGTTGACTTATAACGAACTTGACCAAGGCCCTAATTTTTTCCTTGACTTTGAAA ATGCGCAGCCAACGGAGGCCGAGACGGCGGTGTGGAACCAGGTGAACGCCGTGCTGGAGGAGGCGCAGGCTGTCCTGGCCGAGCTGCAGTCGTACAcgggtgctgggcaggagatCCGAGAG GCCATCCAAAACCCCGGGGACCTGCGGCTGCAGGAGAGGGCCTGGAGCGCCGTCTGCCCCCTCGTCGCCAAGCTGAAGCGCTTCTACGAGTTCTCCCTGCGGCTGG AGAACGCCCTGCGGAGCTTGCTGGAGGCCCTCACCAGCCCCCCGTACGCCCCAACCCAGCACCTCGAGCGGGAGCAAGCCTTGGCCAAGCAGTTCGCCGAGATCCTCCACTTCACCCTCAGCTTTGATGAGCTCAAG ATGACCAACCCCGCCATCCAGAACGACTTCAGCTACTACAGAAGGACCATCAGCCGAAACCGCATTAACAACCTGCAG CTGGATGCGGAGAGCGAGGTGAACAACGAGATGGCCAACAGGATGTCCCTCTTCTATGCCGAGGCCACCCCCATGCTCAAAACACTCAGCAATGCCACCACCAAGTTCGTTTCAGAG AACAAGACCCTCCCGATCGAGGACACGACCGACTGCCTGAGCACCATGGCCTGCGTCTGCAGGGTGATGCTGGAGACCCC GGAGTACCGGAGCCGCTTCACCAACACCGAGACCCTCCTCTTCTGCATGCGGGTGATGGTCGGCGTCATCATCCTCTACGACCACGTCCACCCCGTGGGGGCCTTCGCAAAGACCTCCAAGATTGAT atGAAAGGTTGCATCAAAGTCTTGAAAGACCAACCCTCAACCAGCACCGAGGGGCTCCTGAACGCTCTGAG GTACACCACTCGGCACCTCAACGATGACACCACGTCCAAACAGATCCGGGCCCTGCTGCAGTGA
- the LOC119145629 gene encoding CYFIP-related Rac1 interactor A-like isoform X3, with protein sequence MGNLIKVLGKDLENCPHFFLDFENAQPTEAETAVWNQVNAVLEEAQAVLAELQSYTGAGQEIREAIQNPGDLRLQERAWSAVCPLVAKLKRFYEFSLRLENALRSLLEALTSPPYAPTQHLEREQALAKQFAEILHFTLSFDELKMTNPAIQNDFSYYRRTISRNRINNLQLDAESEVNNEMANRMSLFYAEATPMLKTLSNATTKFVSENKTLPIEDTTDCLSTMACVCRVMLETPEYRSRFTNTETLLFCMRVMVGVIILYDHVHPVGAFAKTSKIDMKGCIKVLKDQPSTSTEGLLNALRYTTRHLNDDTTSKQIRALLQ encoded by the exons ATGGGCAACCTGATAAAGGTATTGGGCAAAGATTTAGAAAACTGTCCTcattttttcctggattttgaAA ATGCGCAGCCAACGGAGGCCGAGACGGCGGTGTGGAACCAGGTGAACGCCGTGCTGGAGGAGGCGCAGGCTGTCCTGGCCGAGCTGCAGTCGTACAcgggtgctgggcaggagatCCGAGAG GCCATCCAAAACCCCGGGGACCTGCGGCTGCAGGAGAGGGCCTGGAGCGCCGTCTGCCCCCTCGTCGCCAAGCTGAAGCGCTTCTACGAGTTCTCCCTGCGGCTGG AGAACGCCCTGCGGAGCTTGCTGGAGGCCCTCACCAGCCCCCCGTACGCCCCAACCCAGCACCTCGAGCGGGAGCAAGCCTTGGCCAAGCAGTTCGCCGAGATCCTCCACTTCACCCTCAGCTTTGATGAGCTCAAG ATGACCAACCCCGCCATCCAGAACGACTTCAGCTACTACAGAAGGACCATCAGCCGAAACCGCATTAACAACCTGCAG CTGGATGCGGAGAGCGAGGTGAACAACGAGATGGCCAACAGGATGTCCCTCTTCTATGCCGAGGCCACCCCCATGCTCAAAACACTCAGCAATGCCACCACCAAGTTCGTTTCAGAG AACAAGACCCTCCCGATCGAGGACACGACCGACTGCCTGAGCACCATGGCCTGCGTCTGCAGGGTGATGCTGGAGACCCC GGAGTACCGGAGCCGCTTCACCAACACCGAGACCCTCCTCTTCTGCATGCGGGTGATGGTCGGCGTCATCATCCTCTACGACCACGTCCACCCCGTGGGGGCCTTCGCAAAGACCTCCAAGATTGAT atGAAAGGTTGCATCAAAGTCTTGAAAGACCAACCCTCAACCAGCACCGAGGGGCTCCTGAACGCTCTGAG GTACACCACTCGGCACCTCAACGATGACACCACGTCCAAACAGATCCGGGCCCTGCTGCAGTGA
- the LOC119145629 gene encoding CYFIP-related Rac1 interactor A-like isoform X1: MWGKDPALPGRAVWGDRGPRSAQGTCPSFPVAWANWDGKAWLLALPGWTRGHAGDGGGRGRMPGSVQPRGPPLLPLPPSSRATAQSKSEEGKNSAAATARPGPGGERPYAARRTASGTGTSQNSRGWGHTATPLPRRGTFLVPLSKAFALLQHPPSTAPWHGDRAVGVHRDPQFGAGSAARLGGGVPVAEISGTCSPLRPPRRAPAALSSLRSFLSITPSASTHRHRGGRGCSWWPGAAAGSPARRPGDPRAPGEPWGEDGGSGRQRPLPTAQHLFPEHHLTIMLFSSCFFSCRFHMGNLLKVLTYNELDQGPNFFLDFENAQPTEAETAVWNQVNAVLEEAQAVLAELQSYTGAGQEIREAIQNPGDLRLQERAWSAVCPLVAKLKRFYEFSLRLENALRSLLEALTSPPYAPTQHLEREQALAKQFAEILHFTLSFDELKMTNPAIQNDFSYYRRTISRNRINNLQLDAESEVNNEMANRMSLFYAEATPMLKTLSNATTKFVSENKTLPIEDTTDCLSTMACVCRVMLETPEYRSRFTNTETLLFCMRVMVGVIILYDHVHPVGAFAKTSKIDMKGCIKVLKDQPSTSTEGLLNALRYTTRHLNDDTTSKQIRALLQ; the protein is encoded by the exons ATGTGGGGGAAGGATCCTGCGCTGCCGGGAAGGGCGGTGTGGGGGGATCGGGGACCCCGTTCAGCCCAGGGGACCTGCCCCAGCTTCCCAGTGGCCTGGGCTAACTGGGACGGGAAAGCATGGCTCCTGGCCCTCCCAGGCTGGACACGGGGGCATGCGGGAGACGGTGGCGGCCGTGGCAGGATGCCAGGCTCGGTGCAGCCCCGTGGCCCCCCCttgctccctctccccccttcctcccGGGCCACAGCTCAGAGCAAGAGCGAGGAGGGTAAAAATAGTGCAGCGGCAACCGCTCGCCCCGGTCCCGGCGGGGAGAGGCCGTACGCAGCTCGCCGCACCGCCTCCGGCACCGGCACATCCCAAAATAGCCGGGGCTGGGGTCACACAGCCACCCCACTCCCACGGCGAGGGACTTTCCTGGTTCCTTTGAGCAAAGCCTttgccctcctgcagcaccccccctccacagccccctggcatggggacagggctgtgggAGTTCACCGGGACCCCCAGTTTGGGGCTGGCTCCGCAGCtagattgggggggggggtgcctGTAGCTGAGATTTCAGGGACTTGCTCACCGCTTCGCCCTCCTCGCCGGGCTCCGGCGGCTCTCTCCTCCCTTCGCTCCTTCCTCTCCATCACCCCATCCGCCAGCACCCATCGCCATCGGGGGGGAagaggctgcagctggtggccggGGGCAGCCGCAGGGTCACCCGCCCGCCGGCCGGGAGACCCTCGAGCCCCCGGGGAGCCGTGGGGGGAGGACGGGGGCTCCGGCCGCCAGCGGCcgctgcccacagcccagcacctctTCCCCGAGCACCACCTCACCatcatgcttttttcctcttgtttcttctcttgcagGTTTCACATGGGGAACCTTCTTAAAGTGTTGACTTATAACGAACTTGACCAAGGCCCTAATTTTTTCCTTGACTTTGAAA ATGCGCAGCCAACGGAGGCCGAGACGGCGGTGTGGAACCAGGTGAACGCCGTGCTGGAGGAGGCGCAGGCTGTCCTGGCCGAGCTGCAGTCGTACAcgggtgctgggcaggagatCCGAGAG GCCATCCAAAACCCCGGGGACCTGCGGCTGCAGGAGAGGGCCTGGAGCGCCGTCTGCCCCCTCGTCGCCAAGCTGAAGCGCTTCTACGAGTTCTCCCTGCGGCTGG AGAACGCCCTGCGGAGCTTGCTGGAGGCCCTCACCAGCCCCCCGTACGCCCCAACCCAGCACCTCGAGCGGGAGCAAGCCTTGGCCAAGCAGTTCGCCGAGATCCTCCACTTCACCCTCAGCTTTGATGAGCTCAAG ATGACCAACCCCGCCATCCAGAACGACTTCAGCTACTACAGAAGGACCATCAGCCGAAACCGCATTAACAACCTGCAG CTGGATGCGGAGAGCGAGGTGAACAACGAGATGGCCAACAGGATGTCCCTCTTCTATGCCGAGGCCACCCCCATGCTCAAAACACTCAGCAATGCCACCACCAAGTTCGTTTCAGAG AACAAGACCCTCCCGATCGAGGACACGACCGACTGCCTGAGCACCATGGCCTGCGTCTGCAGGGTGATGCTGGAGACCCC GGAGTACCGGAGCCGCTTCACCAACACCGAGACCCTCCTCTTCTGCATGCGGGTGATGGTCGGCGTCATCATCCTCTACGACCACGTCCACCCCGTGGGGGCCTTCGCAAAGACCTCCAAGATTGAT atGAAAGGTTGCATCAAAGTCTTGAAAGACCAACCCTCAACCAGCACCGAGGGGCTCCTGAACGCTCTGAG GTACACCACTCGGCACCTCAACGATGACACCACGTCCAAACAGATCCGGGCCCTGCTGCAGTGA